One Xyrauchen texanus isolate HMW12.3.18 chromosome 46, RBS_HiC_50CHRs, whole genome shotgun sequence DNA segment encodes these proteins:
- the zpd gene encoding zona pellucida glycoprotein d, producing MERFQNVLLRLLTFLCAVGTVTGECDISQCIDPSTCTVLPNRRTCKCAFGYFGDLCDQVATVNVMCGKDFMSILVGEEFFKYHKVDVDSVHLTNTTCRAHKEEINGSSFFTVQTPMVQYTDCGGKPLEKNITHVAYSLTLMSDPSVNGKIVRSPAVQIEYKCVYPYIRRLSLAFPIFSYSSEVMFKVDEVDVRVEMSLFKDHTYTEAFTSAPTIKLGDQVYVQIQVTEPEDFFHLKVNECWATQTPQPNDKSGFTHTLLANGCASDKTTSFVKQLAQERGNGKGSTVQYFFDMFSFESKPHGFYLHCTVHLCTAEDENSCIPECKSVSKREVVVDKQAQNLLSYGPIKREVPDRPVPNILALVIPLGVIWTLGIFLLILISIAKAGIRHMPNS from the exons ATGGAACGCTTTCAGAAT GTGCTTCTGCGTCTTCTAACTTTTCTGTGTGCTGTTGGCACCGTTACTG GTGAATGTGATATTTCACAGTGTATTGACCCAAGCACCTGCACTGTGTTGCCAAACAGGAGAACATGTAAATGTGCATTTGGTTACTTTGGAGATCTTTGTGACCAGG TCGCAACAGTTAATGTAATGTGTGGGAAAGACTTCATGTCCATCCTAGTGGGCGAAGAGTTCTTCAAGTACCACAAAGTGGACGTGGACTCCGTTCATTTAACAAACACTACCTGTCGTGCACACAAAGAGGAGATCAATGGATCGTCTTTCTTCACAGTGCAAACACCAATGGTTCAGTACACTGACTGTGGAGGTAAACCTCTTGAG AAAAACATAACGCATGTTGCATACTCCCTAACACTGATGTCTGACCCATCTGTCAATGGGAAAATTGTGCGAAGTCCAGCTGTTCAGATAGAGTACAAATGTGTCTATCCGTACATCCGTAGACTCAGCCTGGCATTTCCTATCTTCTCTTACTCCAG tgaAGTAATGTTCAAGGTGGATGAGGTGGATGTCAGGGTGGAGATGAGTTTGTTCAAAGATCACACATACACCGAGGCTTTCACCAGTGCACCTACAATAAAGCTCGGCGATCAAGTCTATGTCCAGATCCAAGTCACGGAGCCAGAAGACTTCTTCCATCTGAAAGTGAATGAGTGTTGGGCCACTCAAACACCACAGCCTAATGACAAATCAGGCTTTACCCACACACTGCTGGCAAATGG GTGTGCAAGTGACAAAACGACTTCATTCGTAAAACAGTTGGCTCAAGAAAGGGGAAATGGCAAGGGATCGACTGTCCAATATTTTTTTGATATGTTTAGTTTTGAAAGCAAGCCCCACGGTTTCTACCTGCACTGTACTGTACATCTCTGTACTGCAGAGGATGAAAATTCTTGTATTCCT gaGTGTAAATCTGTATCCAAAAGGGAGGTGGTTGTAGATAAGCAGGCACAAAACCTCCTGTCTTACGGACCAATCAAACGTGAGGTCCCAGACAGGCCCGTGCCAA ATATCCTGGCATTGGTGATTCCATTGGGAGTGATTTGGACTCTGGGCATCTTCCTTCTCATCCTGATCAGCATTGCTAAGGCTGGAATACGACACATGCCAAATAGTTAA